One Styela clava chromosome 4, kaStyClav1.hap1.2, whole genome shotgun sequence genomic window, acgacaaaagaaaaaaaggttTAACTAGCAagtacattttattttgtttttactagaaattgacaaaaatattcaaatatctcCTCATAGCcttatatataaaagtattaTTGAAGAATTTTGGATTCTTATCAATTTCAATCAGTACTATTCAATGGCAAACACTGGATATATTATgacttttataataaaattcatgGTTTAACTGTGACTACACAAAACATGTTATGTTTAAACCAATGATAACCTATATAGTGCGAAACCATGTTCTAATTTTGGGCTACAAGTAATTCATTCTAGGTTTAGGTAGCTTCAtaccaatttattatctatggaACAACATACTCATTTCCtgcaaaattacaaaaattcaaCAAAACGACGCAAAGCACATAAACCTATCCCATAATTATATATGCAGATGGCATATTTCCTGTATTGAATAGGATTTCCTTCCGCCCATATCATTTTGTCAAGTACTATGGCTATGTTTGCAGATGCTCCAATGAATAACAAACTCGTATCATCTGTCAAATAACTCTTATTTCATGTTTGTTTGATTTGATTATAAGGAAAATTGGTTTATCAAGCAAAGTAACACTTGCttaatataaaaagaataaTTGAACTTTGAACAagattataattttgttttatcataGAGGGTGTGTCCATAACGTcccttaaaatttcaattttgttatgaagtcagttttcaatatattctaACCAGGTTAGTTGATATTAAaacagtaattgttcaagtattttcaccCCATTTTATACAGACCAGAACAATATATGGCATCTAAAATtgcctttgcaattttaaagaCCTCATGGACACCTTATATATTCAACTCAAACATGGCTTATGCATGAGGAGTGTAAAATGCTATTTTAACTGTAAAGACCAAATCTTATTTGCTTTGGAACAGTCTACAGTCTATTAGGCgatgtggctcatcgtgctaagcgttaggaatacgctcgccaccgcacctttGATTACTCTGCATAggttcacaggttccaatcccatgtggggatagttatgtgcaagaggattgctccTCCTGACTCCTCGCTgacgtagggtggttcacgtaacaggtcggttacagcttcctccaccatgaagtccatgcttctgaaaacaaatgcCTACGGtacctaatcccatacccgacatggaatggtgaTCGGACGAGAGTTCGCcctatgattaagccgtcctatcggctttcctctcccccgggataaatacgtaaatcctatcctatactaCAAAATTTAACACATTGGCTAAGTAAAGGTGCTTAACTGCAATTTGATTATCCATATATTTCATAATTGTATAAAGTCACTCAAATATCAGGATAGACTTTTTATCTGACACTTATCTAATCCTTTTGCTATGAACAAGACTCTATACAAGAATCCACTGATAtgttacaatatttaaaaagctACTAATGTAGGAGGGACTGAAATTGTCCCAGTTTTTCATTTCCTGCCCGATTTCAATCTAAAAGGTATCCCCTGCAATGGCAAACAGAGTCAAGTGTAATGCTTTAAATGCAAGGCAATGGCACCCACTTCAAATAATATAGTTTAAACACATTTCAAAGTTGATACAATCAAAGTTCCTTTTTTTTCCAAAGTTTGACGTTTCAAACATTAATCTTTAGAAATGAAACTTGACTAACACATAGGCTCGCTGCAAAAATACTATTCAAAACAGAAAGTATTTtctgaaaaagaaaacaaatctcatCCCACGTAAGGTTGCTACAAGGTTTTTTTTCGCAGCAAATGCATTCACAAACGGCAAGTTGAGTGTGTCTGTATTGACATTTAATTATGGCTGCATTCAACAGATGCAAATTTACTTTGTATGAACTTTTGACTACAAATCTTGGGAGGCATGGCAGACAGATAACAATGAGAAATTATCACACTTTGGAGGTTTGCCAACAAACTAAAATTTGGCATAGGCGATGCCTTACGCCTGTACAgaagaaaaaacaaatatttttatcaaattatctGTTTAAAGTGTATTTAAGATGAACATTATTTTATGTGATTTGAGAGTCTTGCACACTAAGACATGGGTATTTCTGTATTATATCATATGACCAGGGTCAGAAAAGTTAATAAACTATGTAAAAAGTTGATGGCATGTACATAAATACTGAATTGTTGAGTTTGTTTTCAATggagataaaataaaattatggggAAGTTAAAGTGTCAATCACTGAATATGGAGCAGTTAAGTGAGGCACAATTGAAAAATAGATTAATCAATTACATGCCTGATTTAGCTACAACTTTTGAAGTATAGTATTCCCATATCATCTAAATGTAAAGGTGAAGGGATCATTCGTGGTAATCAAAATATGGGGGGTTTGAATGCCGTCGAATGTTAGGGTCTGCGCAAAATGCTATTCGATTGGAATCATTCAATATACtgattagttctattacaattCATGCTGACCTTTATATTTAAAAGTTCACAGGTCAGAGATCAACTCATCATGGGATTAAATTTGTCGACGTGGTAGAGAAAAGGGTCAAGTACTTATAGTTGCAGACACCTATTCATCAGTCACATTTATTATCTACAGACATCACGTCTGTTCTTCAACTTTTTATAACCTACAAACTCATTGTTCAAATTTGTAATGTTGTCTGGCATGCCACATCTGATGCCACATAACAAATTTGCTGACACTAGCATTGTAGCATGAGCCATTGACTTTTTATTTAGTTAGCGCATAAAAGTTTAAATTTATTAGCTCAATCACTTATTTTAATGAGAGACCAAAAGGTCTCTTTTCAACTAAGAAGTGGTGGTATAATATCTGGATTAAAATGGAGACAAACAAATAGAGTTAACAACTCCTAGCAAGTTAAAATAATGCCCTATGCACAATTTTCCATTGGTTcatgatgaaaatattatttaaatattatacttataaaagattggatttgtACTCTTATATGAAACACAGTAAAATAAGACCTTCATAAATTAGGGGTTTATTTGCGTGCAGATGACAATAACCTATAACGTTTATTTGCAATGCACTTAAAGTGCAGACTGCAGAGgcttcaatattttaaattatggcTATAAATAGAGAATGTCAAGGCGACGGCAAACAACAAATGAGTGCCTAAGTCTTCTGGCCATGCATGATGTTCATATCTACTCATGAAAAAGGACATTTCTGTGTGTACCGCCGAATGATATAATGTCCTGACCTACATAATACACTTAAACAGTACTACATGAGTTGAAGGCTAAGATTGCAGTTCAGATTATAAATATTGCAGGAGACCTTGTTACATAATTTTTGTTGagcttgaaataaataaatttgagatTAGGTATATGCGTCTATTCAAGTTAGTGTATTTTGTGAGGAAACTGTATGTGAAAATCACCAAGGCCCATATTACCCCCGATCTAGAGATTATCATATACCGAATGAGAGTGTTTTTGTTAATCGTGTGACACTTCCAATTGCTCAAAAtgctaatttttcaaataacagCTCTTCAAATTATTCCTACAATCAAGAATGTATAAAATCAAATGTTTCCTTTTTGAAAGCAATAAATTAATCTTGATCCTAAGTGTCTTAAATTATAGAAAAGTGAATTTTAACACTACAGTCAATGTTcctatatttattgaaacataaAGGCAGGGGTAGTTAAAAGAGAAGGATTGTTCCAAGGATTGTACCCCCAAATGTATGAGGTGGAGTGTTTTATGACTTTTCTGCCTCTCTTATCTTACTAACAAGTACCGGTAAGTCAGTGAGGTATACCtactattttaaaaaatgctctTGTTTATCATCAATTCCCAATTACCTTTATGATGTCAAATTATTATAcagagtaaaaataatcatgcTTTGTCTGAACTGGGTAATTAGAGGCCAAGGAATTTTTGCTCATACCACAAGGGAGAGACTTAAGATTGAATATAAATCgatactctcgaagtatgtgaaccaagatgacggacactggaacgtggtatgtgtaccaggttaggattgggccataatttcaggtacaaatactacgataGTCACTcggttcccgaactcgtaatagaactaaaataaggaaaataggaataaaattatggaataattttaacctgatacacatactacgttttggtgttcgccatcttggttcagaTACTTCAGGAGTACATATGAATCTTAATAAATATAATGACTATTCTGGTAGAATTTGGCATATATCGTAATTTTCCTATGAATCTTATAAGATATTTGTGATAATATACATAGAATTCTAGAAGACACTCTCTACTCTTCCATGAATTTCTGTCATTTGCTTTCAAATATGAAATGGTGAAACGTAATAGAGCTTAAGAAAATATTTGTCATCAAAATGCTCACTCACTGATATCCCATACTCTATGGAGTGTGTCTAACCAACAGATCTCCCCCAAACCCTCTATTGGCATTCCCGCGACAAAATTCCTGTActgatgtaaaatattcaaacgattctatttccataaattttatttccaatatcTGATAAAACAAACACACTATTGCAATTAATCCTGCTTCAAATAAATGGCACTCTAAATTTCATAGTGGAACTTAAACAATATAGATACTGCATTCTTGTCTCGTAGTATCAAAATGATACAATGTAAAGTAAATGATTTGAATATGACACTTCAAGGCATGAGATGATTTGAATATGACACTTCCGAAAATGACAAATTTGGATCATatatatccatccctattcTGCTGTCTATATGACAGTCCAATAACATTCTACTAAGAAGGCCATAGACCCATTCCCATCCAGACAGAAAAATATCCCTCTGAAAGGTAGGCCATTCAAATCATGATTCTGTCCATATATCTATCTTTCCCTATTTCTAACCGACTGTCAATATGGCACTGGATATGCCTACATGGAAGATGCCACTAAAAATATGATTGGGACCAAATATCCATCTCTATTCATCTATATTCTTATGCAATTAGAATTAAGCCATTTGAACCCAACTATGACTGAACTGGCAGAATTACAACACATTATTTGTGTGGAGATTATTCTGCCAATTATActatattaccggtatatactATGCCACCCCCAAACTAAGAATGTTCGCCTGATGTGTACTTTGAGAatcagaaaataaattcaatattacAATCTATATCTCCGGTGACCTAAATCTGGCATGTGCAATAATTTGGTATTAAGGTTCTATTCAACTACTCAAAAGAACtacaaaagaaatataaaaaaaattgaaaaaaaaatcataattccACCAGAATAACATCTTTATATCTTTGTCACACTTTTCTTGCCTTGATAATTACAGTAAAAATTTAgtgaaatttacaaatttttatttacattctTCAGCAAAAAAATAACCTTTCATCCACTGAGTAATATTTTACCACACCACACAATTCACTCATCACTTGAAATTGGAACCCAATGAAGTAAAAAGATAACAAGCACTCAAATTAAACCTATCAACAAAGATTAGAAATGTAAAAAGTTAATCTGTGAACGCCCATGCTAGCctcacatgaaatataaattaaacatTTATCTACAAGGAACTTTCCCTCGAATAATATCAAATTATTGAAGCAAATTTGCGATGTTGGGTTtaattattattgtgttatataATACATTTGTTTCGGTTAGATAGACAAGCTGGAAGTCCTAGATATATTCTATGAAGGAGGACCGGAAAATAATAGGGGAGAAAATGGTTAAAATTGTTATTGATGGTAATGTAATGGTTATTAGTTGAAACAATATGATGCTGTCGAGTCATGCTTCATCGATTTTCGACCCAATGCAAAATTCCCAGTATTAAACTTGCACCATTGGTTTTACTATTCAGGAAATTCTatggaaataaaatgaaattcaacttgaagaacattcaaataaatttacaactttactcAAATGTTTTGTTCACTTTCCATGGATCATTAGTTGATTATCatgattaaaatattaaaaaaaaaaattctttagtTGACTTTCTCTGGTTATTGAAAAATACACACTCAAAAACACTCTCTTTTAATCGAATAGAAATCAAGAAATGCTGTGagaattcattaaaaaatttattacaaatcaTTATGTACATAATAACATATCGCCAATGAATGGGcattagaatattaaaaatatcattttcgatattgaatttgttattaaaaaatatttcaaatgaatagATTACCCTACTATAATAAATTGATAAACAATTTACTTAATAAAAGTGCAATCTACTGTTACATTTCGGCCACTTAGAGACATTAGTAAAACATGATAGTGGATTGTGATAAGCTCATATTGGGCTTATccagttttttttcaatatttattattgaaacgGTACTACTTGGTAATCGTTGATAAAGATCAATCCATGTTTTCTCTCAAATGTgtcaattttacaaaaaaattgccATAAATATTAGTATATTTTATGATAGTTTTACAATGACTTTAGTAGTAAATTTGTTAATAAGACATCCTTGAATAATCAGGTCTAAAAAGTTGAAGCCATAAGTTTTGAACTTGTTACAAACCACCAATGAGCGCACCacacatattcaaattaaaaaatctcACTACTTTCTGACAAATGTAGAAATAGCAGTATAAAAAGAAAAGAGAAACATTCTACTGAATCATTTTCATTCCACGACCATCCGTCCGGTTACAAGAGGAAAATGACGGAACATAATGTAGAAATTTTCTGGGCGTGTTTATCTATTACCATAGCAGACACAAACTAAATCAGCTTTATATAGAAGAACCGGCTTTCTTAAACAAAAAGGATAGTCAGTTTGTCAGTATTCACCTAAAGTTTCAATGTTGCCTAATTCACTTCATTGGCTACAAAGTTTATAAATTGGTCAATGCAACATCACTAAGCTTGTGGTTTCTGCTTGTTACGCTTTGCATACCACTCGTCACTTTTGTCGGCCTCCATTGCATCGTTCAATAGTTTGTCTCCTGCTGGATCAACTTGAGAAAGTTCTTTAAAGGCTTCATCTCCAACAAAGCAGATCTCGTGGCCATCTGGGTCAGCAAGAATCACAACTTCAACTGTTGCTTTACCTGGGGTATCCAGGCTCACAAGTTCCGTCAGAATTTTATTTCCGCCATCTTTTGCTTTCTTTTGAATTCCCGGTAGTTCAACTCGGGGACACCCGATTGCAATTCTTCCATATGCTGTTGCATGATCAACGGGTCCCACTTCCACAATTTCAAGCTTTGCTTGGGCTTTGTCATATCCAAGAATTGCGTTCTTATCCTTTCTGTCAAAAACTTGCATTCCACACACTTCCTGCCAATATTTAAGACTTTTTTCTAAACTTTCACAGCCGAGGGTAACTTTCTGCACTGGATCGTTTTCAACTGCATTGTTACAAACGATAAATTTATAACCACACGGTGATGTCACAATGCGGTGACCATCTTTTTCTTCGCATGTTGCAACActtttgcatttttcaaatgCTTGACTGGAATTGATAGTCATTCCTAAATAATCATTCCCATGTTTATATTGCCCAATGCCATAATTGTAAGTTAATTCACAAACAAAGTGCGAGTCTTCTGCGCCATATCCAATCATTGTTTTGCTCCATGTACCATCATAAGGTCCATTGCAAGACGCTTTACAGCCTTCTTTAAACTCCTCATGGCGCAAAACCTTCATTCCCAGTACATCTCTGTAAAAATTAGCGGTTTCCTTTCTATTTCCGATCTTAAATACAAAATGAAGAGACCTTTTTGCAGACATGGTCAACCGCTATCATCCAAGCACTGCTTGCTACACTTGCACAACAAACAGAAAGTTGTGAATTGTATTGAATGACTAATCACTTTTACTACGCCACGTGCCGACAATGTTCAGAACATATGTTTTGATAAACGGTCGAAGCAACAACGCCTGCTTGCTTTAACGGTTTTCGGTATTTTTAGCAATTTGAATGCTTATAGCCCAAATATGTTATTGCTAAAGCTagcaaattttttgaatactccTACCtatgaatcaaaataattcaaatattaaaaaatttaaatctgtttATTGCATCGTAATTTCATGTAGCTTGCATTGGTCACAATGAATGTAAATAAAACGCCCCTTCATCGAGCAACTGAAGTGTGCAGTCGAGCCCTCTTTTTAAACCAATCAGAAGAGTGAAAGTAGGGGATTTTTGCAACCGTTGACCAGTGGCACGTACTCGTATGAACAGATTCCAAGCTTTAACATTGTCATCAGGTGTTTAGATTctcgaaaaacaaaaattacgtTTACCTGATGATGTAAAATTGACCTTGAACACATCCTGACATTGGTATAACATGTTATTTTTCTCTATttctaaatactgaaatagctTACTGACTGACTTTGGACCGTTGGATTATGCAATCTgccccgcctgatgctgccctAAATTTTCTACTAACCAAGTGGTGCGATGGGCTTGTTAGATTATGATAGTCGTTTGTGTAAATTGTAGTTCATGTTGCCACAGACTTTCGTGATATGGGGACGTTAACAAAACTTCACGTCTTCTCGATTCGAAGGCGTGCTTTTCCCTGACCTCTTTCCTCGCCCACTTGTTGTGTGCGGTCACGCGCAGCCTGGAGTTTTAATATAGTGTCGACTGTCGACAAAGTTTTGTTAACGTCCCCACAACGCTCTCTTGACGTTAATATTTGTTCATAGCTTACGCATTCTTGCATAGTAATTAAGTCCATCTTCCCCGATGGTTTTTAATAATCTATTTCTGCACGCGAATTCGTGAAGATTGGTAGCTAAATTATTGGCCTCTGGTCCgaaaaccttgctcacccctgTTCTAGCCTATTCAACTATGTGTATGCACCGACATTCCGCGATTGTCGTAGTAAAATGGACTGGGAACTGGACGATAGGCATTGGGTTGCCTTATGATTAAAtcatcttatcaactttcctctcatCCGAATTGAATATATAACTCATACCCAATCTTATAATAACCTGAGATTATATCAAGTAAAAAGTCAGATACACGCGATAAATTGTAATGATCTACTTATTTATTTTCCAAAACAAATATGTGAGTAAATGTCAACAATAGATAAAAGTATTATAAGAAACTTTATAGGCCGAGATGAAACGATACAGTCAAGTGATAGCATGCAACAATATATTAAGTAGCGAGATTAAATGTACTAGAACTATAGTGGCTCTAATAAAATACGACAGAAAGGTTGATGACTGCCGTGCTTTTCTTTCAGTCAGTCCATCGTCATCACTTTTTCTACTCATTGGATTTCCTTTTTCTTAGGAGTATTTTCCCGGCTCTAGAAATTGGGTTTTGACATCTGGGACGCCCATGATATCTGATAAAGCAGATAGAATAATATGATTCTCCACTATATATATGAGTTATCACTATCAAGTATAACCATAACAGGGTGCTTGGAAAATGTTGTTTCGTAATATCACTTCATACATTTACTCCAAATTTCTGACAAAAACTAAGCAAGGTAAACAGTTAGGGTTAAAAATACGTGACCCATCTCCTCGTCCAGGGTACAATAAATTGCATAGGCTATGCCGAACCAAAAAGTTGATGACATTATCAAATGTAGGACCCCCTATATGTATCTGTGTCTTGTTATGAGCGAAAGAAAAGCGGAACACGGCATTTTCAAGACACCGCCTGCCACAGGTTGAAGCGACTTCGCGTTATCGGGTgtcttgaaaatatattatttgtctGTTAAATATTACCATGATTACTTTCTACGCTTCTGTTTAAGTTCGAAATTTAGTAGAATTATCAAACCTCCAAGCTTAAATAAAACTAGGTAATCTTTCAGAGCTCAATACTCACTTTATTCTATACACTTGATTAGCCATGTGTCCGCCTTTTCCGTCCATTGAGCAAGCGTAAGACGGTCCAATCGTCTTGTACGTTATATGAGCAGTGGGTGAAGTCATACACATTCCTCCATCTTGAATAGCAAACACTTTATATCCCATCTCATCAGCGTATCGCGCGCAACTTGCAACGGGATCGTATCGTCGCCTGTAATGAGCTTCGCATCTCAGTTCCAGGTTCAATCCTTCTGCAGTTGGTATCGTATGGAAAACATCGTCAGACCAGCATCCAATGTTTTGAATGTAAACTGTCAAATAAATGGTATAATTGAAATGAATGTGAATGGAGAGGATCAACAGAGAAGCTGATAATACACGTCCGGACCGTACTTTGTGAGTGATTGCATTTTCGCTTTTCACAAGCAACCGTGGTGTGGCAAGGTTCTGTAAGTTTTCATAAGTCTGTAAGTCATATTTATCGGGTTAATTATATGGTGCACAATCGGTCTCTCGTTCAGTTTCAGTTCAGTCCATGTCATTTAGGAATAGCTAACCAGTCAATTGTTCCGTTTAATGAACTATGGCGGTAAAGGAAGCGTAAGCGGCTTGCAGTTACGTTAACTATCATACGACAGCGAGAAGTACAGCattcctctcgcacataattaaccgACACGGGGCGAAGCACACCGTGTAATCAACTGTAAGCAAGTTCGGGATACGCCAAGCCGCCTTTTCCAAAAATAATTATGAAGTCTTGAATCATACGTGAAATCGTACAGTTCACACTTATTTTTATGTATCGAGAGATATCATTTTGTTTCCATTATAGGTTAACATATCAATTGGCTTTTAAATTCGAAAACATTTAAGTCGTTTTCGAAATGCCGAATTAAAATCAATCGAAACAGTTAAAATTATACGTTAATGGCAAATagttttgaagaaaaaatgCCAATCCAGTTTTAGAAGGTGCGTTCTTTTCATTAAAAGACTCTGGACAAATAGGCAATGTGTGTTAATTAAACTTCTATGTCTCTTCAAACTAAGAAAAGGAACGAGAGATTAGCGGCATAACTTACGTAATTCACATACCGGTACGTGTGGTTGTCGACGCGGGGCTGAACCCGAGATATTTAACCTGCGCGGTAAGCACGATTATGTCACAAGCATTACTAACGTAACAGTTTGGCAATGTAACTCACATTTTCCAGGTCTGGTAATCTTATATATGGAATTTGCTAATAATCCACCACGTCCGTCACTATCGCAATCTCCAGACCTTCCATACATGTCATAACGTTTCTCAGCATTCCTTGAACTCATGCATTGAACGCCGTTTTGTACTCCGAATACGTTAAATCCTCTTCCAGCAGCCACACGAGCGCATGATCGAACGATATCTGGGTTTCTGGTACCGTAGATAAGTTGGGGTGACGTCCCATCAAGCGTGGATATAGCAGGTACTTCGCTGTCTTTATAGCATCCCATGGAGATGACTTGCGCTAAAATGTGAATTTGGTAAtatgttataataaaataaaaatataatagaatATAATAGACAAACCAACTAAAAGCGTTTAAAACTCTCAAATCTAGTGAAGCCGTTGACCAACGACAACGAAGTTACTTCAGCGAATGGGGCGTAGTGGACATGAGTTTTAAGCCACGTTTCTTAACCACTGAGCCTGAAAATTGTGGAATAGATGTGAATTGTGAAAATAGTGGAATAAAAGTAATCAACTTACGGGAATAAATCGTATTGATTTCATATACTGAATTAACAAGAGCGGATCCCTTCCCTCCGATGCATTTCCTAGAAGGACCGTATTTCATGTATCTATTGATAATATTTGGTCCAGTCCAACATTCACCTCCATTCTGGATTCCAAAGAACCTGAAGCCATTGAGAGTCGATGCTTCCGCACATCTACAATAATAATTTCTTCAATGTATTATGGTGATTCAAGACATTAATGCTAATATTTTTGGATGCTGTTAGCTTGAAACAAAGCCCGACAAAAGCAATCAATCAGACGGACTGAGATAGTTGTCTACAAAAAGGAATGTTTAATTTGAGTGAGACCAAACTGGATAAACAGTTTTGCGAAGCACTACACGAGTTGCTAGCGTTATTACTACATGAAAACAGAAGTTTGAATAACCACCAATTTAACACAGGTAAAGTAATAATGAGTTGGGGTGGGGAGAAAAACTTTTGGCAGGCTTATGATAAAAACAGACATGATCCGGATCTTATTTTTGTAATGTAACTTAGATAACAGAATAGTTATAGTTTgcgttttgaatttattttgttttatcttaCTTTTGCACAGCGTGTTTTCTTTTCTTGAAATCCCCTCCCAATATTCCGCCTTCTAAAGTTTTCCTTATcgttctgtcagcgacattttcCTTCCAGCAGCCAAGTTGGTTCAAATAATAAGCTGTGAATAAATACAATTATTACATAATACGCGCTATTATGACATGCTTTGATGAAGCGAAGGCTTAGATGCCAGATGATACGCATTCGGacataacttttttatttgtgtttaatTTCTTTTATCTAAAATCGTTCAAAGTACGGTGCATTCTACAAATATACTCAGGAACttagcatttaaattttatatcaaagcAAATGCAACTAGAGCATTTTATCTTATTTCATAATATAAATTAGATGCGTTGTGCATCTGACATATGTATTAGCAAGTTCAATATAGCGTACTTACGTCGATAGCCAGGTGTGTATTCCAAGTATGGCTTGAAATCTGTAAAGAAAGGTTGGATTTAGTTAGGAAGTAGGACATGAATTAGTATGCAGATTTGATAACGGTGTAAAATTGCTACAGGAGTTTTCCGATTTTTTCATCGGCCTCACGTATGGTTTCAATTCCCTATTTTGCGAAAAGCGAGCCCACGCCGTttcgtaaatttagaaacgtcaaacgaaataaataaagtatttaaaatacatttcccagattttaaactatGTATGCCAGATGGCATGTTTTTATCCATTTCGTGCATGGCCGTTAAAATGACGTTTTCGAGAGACCATACGTGGCGAAAACGTCAAGTTTGGTCGTAAGAAAATGCGAGTAATATAAATAGCATCGATTTGAAAATGGCCAGTCGGAGTCTGAAAAGCCGGTATGAAttacatatataaaaaaaaaactaagtggtaaccagataagaaataacaggcaatatatatatctcacACGAATACGAATGTTAAGATACAACGATTTTATATTATTGCTGTGATGAATGATCGAAGTTTTATCTTAAACAGTAACTTACCCATGTATTTAACAATTAGTCTGAAAACTTGATTTGCAAGTTGTCCTCCTCTCAAATTCAGACCGCAGTCATCGGAAAATCCGTATCTGTCATACGTAGACTCAGCTATCTTTGAACTCATGCAAGCTCCgttgttttgtattgcaataTGAGAATACTTGAGAGTAGCGGAATATCTGGCACATTTTG contains:
- the LOC120325717 gene encoding glyoxalase domain-containing protein 4-like, with the translated sequence MSAKRSLHFVFKIGNRKETANFYRDVLGMKVLRHEEFKEGCKASCNGPYDGTWSKTMIGYGAEDSHFVCELTYNYGIGQYKHGNDYLGMTINSSQAFEKCKSVATCEEKDGHRIVTSPCGYKFIVCNNAVENDPVQKVTLGCESLEKSLKYWQEVCGMQVFDRKDKNAILGYDKAQAKLEIVEVGPVDHATAYGRIAIGCPRVELPGIQKKAKDGGNKILTELVSLDTPGKATVEVVILADPDGHEICFVGDEAFKELSQVDPAGDKLLNDAMEADKSDEWYAKRNKQKPQA